A single Desulfurobacterium sp. TC5-1 DNA region contains:
- a CDS encoding DUF523 domain-containing protein, with amino-acid sequence MDSVIVVSMCLLGIRCRYDGKSVPWEGLKFIKDRFFILPVCPEQLGGLSTPRSPSKIEKGDGFTVLEGKSRVLTVEEKTDVTANFVKGAQEALKIVNLFRENVKAVILKEKSPSCGVKTIYNFNSDSLKAGKGVAAALFIKNGYRVLSSDELEEIEKL; translated from the coding sequence ATGGATAGCGTAATAGTTGTAAGTATGTGTTTATTAGGAATACGATGCCGTTACGACGGAAAGAGTGTTCCGTGGGAAGGATTAAAGTTTATTAAGGATAGGTTTTTTATCCTTCCCGTCTGTCCGGAACAGCTTGGAGGACTTTCAACGCCAAGATCTCCATCAAAAATAGAGAAAGGAGACGGCTTCACCGTTTTAGAAGGAAAAAGCAGAGTTTTAACCGTTGAAGAAAAAACAGACGTGACAGCAAATTTTGTGAAAGGTGCGCAGGAGGCACTCAAAATAGTAAATCTATTCAGAGAAAATGTGAAAGCTGTAATATTAAAGGAGAAAAGTCCTTCGTGCGGCGTGAAAACCATATATAATTTTAACTCAGACTCTCTAAAAGCAGGGAAAGGCGTAGCAGCAGCCCTATTTATTAAAAATGGCTACCGCGTTTTAAGTTCTGACGAACTTGAAGAGATAGAAAAACTTTAA
- a CDS encoding nitronate monooxygenase: protein MSRLPELVIAGLKPKYPIIQGGMGAKVSLHKLAAAVANAGGMGVISAVLLQEKDRKKEPKKTCKGKNLEELGMKPYLYATELAEEIRKAKELAPNGLIGVNIMYALTHFYELLLTAIDAGADFIIQGAGFGKDVFKICKTFDIPLIEIVSTPKGAALSERLGASAIIVESVEAGGHLGTDKGLWEVLPDIVKAVKKIPVIAAGGIFDGKDMAKAFEMGAKGVQIATRFIATYECDADQKFKEYIINAKPEDSIFIKSPVGMPAHAVRNPFTERLEKEGKIPHRCHYNCLKTCAKADSIYCIADALLASAAGDVVNGLVFSGSNVGRVNRMYHVDELIQELVKECEEELAKKNLNFRGE from the coding sequence ATGAGTAGATTGCCAGAACTTGTTATAGCAGGACTAAAACCAAAATACCCGATTATCCAGGGCGGAATGGGTGCGAAAGTATCCCTCCACAAACTTGCAGCTGCTGTTGCAAACGCAGGTGGAATGGGCGTTATATCAGCCGTTCTACTCCAGGAAAAAGACAGAAAAAAGGAACCCAAAAAGACTTGCAAAGGCAAAAACCTTGAAGAATTGGGAATGAAGCCTTATCTATACGCAACAGAGCTTGCAGAAGAGATAAGAAAAGCAAAGGAACTTGCACCAAACGGTCTGATAGGCGTAAACATAATGTACGCATTGACACACTTTTACGAACTGCTCCTTACAGCCATTGATGCAGGTGCGGACTTTATCATTCAGGGAGCAGGCTTTGGAAAGGACGTCTTTAAAATATGTAAAACCTTTGACATCCCGCTTATAGAGATAGTATCAACGCCAAAAGGCGCCGCTCTATCTGAAAGACTCGGAGCTTCTGCGATAATTGTTGAAAGCGTCGAAGCGGGCGGCCATCTTGGAACAGACAAAGGATTGTGGGAAGTTCTTCCAGACATAGTAAAAGCCGTTAAGAAGATACCTGTAATAGCGGCCGGTGGCATTTTCGACGGAAAAGACATGGCAAAAGCCTTTGAAATGGGTGCAAAAGGCGTTCAAATCGCAACAAGATTTATAGCAACCTACGAATGTGACGCCGATCAAAAATTCAAAGAGTATATAATAAATGCGAAGCCGGAAGATTCTATATTTATAAAAAGCCCTGTTGGCATGCCGGCACATGCAGTTAGAAACCCATTTACGGAAAGGTTGGAAAAGGAAGGGAAAATACCTCACAGATGCCACTACAACTGCTTAAAGACATGTGCAAAGGCAGATTCTATATACTGTATAGCTGATGCCCTGCTTGCATCTGCAGCGGGCGACGTGGTAAATGGACTTGTATTTTCCGGCAGTAACGTAGGAAGAGTTAACAGAATGTACCACGTTGACGAACTGATACAGGAACTTGTAAAAGAGTGCGAAGAGGAACTTGCAAAGAAAAATCTTAACTTCCGGGGGGAATGA
- the ybgF gene encoding tol-pal system protein YbgF: MKKILVAAVFPLLLAGCVQTQPVNTTPAKQESAYDKKLEELEKRISSIEAKSLQNSAQIKTLNERVARVEDRLVEDEKEIYELKKTSQQTQKVLKEITVSAKSAVQPENQTEAVPQETAEVEQPSAEVQTPEVINVSDEDIYKKAFNAMESGELDTARILFETLVKRYPDSPLADNSLYWIGEIFYSHGDYATALDYFKKVVDNYSNYYPSPKGNKVPAALLKEALCYKGLGDNAKAKQLLKKLISKYPSTNEAAIAKVKLMELGD; encoded by the coding sequence ATGAAAAAGATACTTGTTGCTGCAGTTTTTCCTCTTCTGCTGGCAGGTTGCGTTCAGACACAGCCGGTAAACACAACACCTGCAAAGCAGGAGAGCGCATACGATAAAAAACTTGAAGAATTAGAAAAACGTATATCTTCAATAGAAGCAAAAAGTTTACAGAACAGCGCTCAAATTAAAACTCTCAACGAGAGAGTCGCCAGAGTAGAGGACAGGCTCGTTGAAGACGAAAAAGAAATATACGAACTCAAGAAAACATCACAGCAGACACAAAAAGTTTTGAAAGAAATAACCGTATCTGCTAAATCCGCCGTACAACCGGAAAATCAAACAGAGGCAGTTCCGCAGGAAACTGCCGAAGTCGAGCAACCTTCAGCAGAAGTCCAAACACCAGAAGTAATAAATGTATCTGACGAAGACATCTATAAAAAGGCTTTCAACGCAATGGAATCGGGTGAACTCGACACGGCCAGAATCCTGTTTGAAACACTGGTTAAAAGGTATCCGGACAGTCCTCTGGCAGACAACTCCCTCTACTGGATAGGTGAAATATTCTACTCCCACGGCGATTACGCAACAGCACTTGACTACTTCAAAAAGGTTGTTGACAACTACTCAAACTACTACCCATCACCAAAAGGAAACAAAGTGCCTGCAGCCCTGCTTAAAGAAGCCCTCTGCTACAAAGGACTCGGTGACAATGCAAAAGCAAAGCAGCTGCTGAAAAAACTGATTTCAAAATACCCTTCAACAAACGAAGCAGCCATAGCCAAAGTAAAACTGATGGAACTTGGAGATTGA
- a CDS encoding inositol-3-phosphate synthase, producing MSGKIKVAIVGVGNCASSLIQGIYYYQGKSEKDISGLMHYDIGGYRPWDIEIVAAFDIDKRKVGKDVSRAIFEKPNCTTVFNPDVPEMGVEVQMGPVLDGFAEHMNEYPEDQRFVVADKEPVDVTKVLKESGAEVVINYLPVGSEEATRYYARCALDAGCAFVNCIPVFIASDSEWAKKFEEKGLPIVGDDIKSQVGATITHRVLATLMSDRGVAIDRTYQLNFGGNTDFLNMLERKRLKTKKISKTEAVRSLIPYPMADNNIHIGPSDYVPWLKDNKIAYIRLEGRLFGDVPMYIELKLSVEDSPNSAGSAIDAIRCAKVGLDRKIGGPLYSISSYTMKHPPIQYPDWKAKELVDRFIKGEVER from the coding sequence ATGTCAGGGAAAATAAAAGTTGCCATAGTAGGGGTTGGAAACTGTGCCAGTTCCCTCATACAGGGAATTTACTACTACCAGGGGAAGTCAGAAAAAGATATATCTGGACTTATGCACTACGATATAGGCGGCTATAGACCGTGGGACATAGAAATCGTTGCCGCATTTGACATTGATAAAAGAAAAGTTGGAAAGGATGTAAGCAGGGCAATTTTTGAAAAGCCAAACTGCACGACCGTTTTCAATCCCGATGTTCCGGAAATGGGTGTTGAAGTCCAGATGGGACCCGTTCTTGACGGCTTTGCAGAACACATGAATGAGTACCCGGAAGACCAGAGATTCGTGGTAGCTGACAAGGAACCTGTCGACGTAACAAAAGTTTTAAAAGAATCGGGAGCAGAGGTTGTTATCAACTACTTACCTGTTGGCTCTGAAGAAGCAACAAGATACTATGCCCGGTGCGCTCTTGACGCTGGATGCGCCTTTGTCAACTGTATTCCTGTTTTCATAGCATCAGACAGCGAATGGGCTAAAAAGTTTGAAGAAAAAGGACTACCAATCGTCGGAGACGACATAAAATCACAGGTGGGCGCAACAATCACTCACAGAGTTCTGGCAACACTCATGTCAGACAGAGGCGTTGCAATAGACAGAACCTACCAGTTAAACTTTGGTGGAAACACAGACTTCTTAAACATGCTCGAAAGAAAAAGACTTAAAACAAAGAAAATATCAAAAACGGAAGCCGTTCGCTCACTGATTCCGTACCCTATGGCTGACAACAACATTCATATAGGACCAAGTGACTACGTCCCATGGCTTAAAGACAACAAAATTGCATACATAAGACTTGAAGGAAGGCTCTTTGGCGACGTTCCAATGTACATAGAATTGAAACTATCCGTTGAAGACTCACCAAACAGTGCAGGTTCTGCAATTGATGCTATAAGATGTGCAAAAGTTGGACTTGATAGAAAGATAGGCGGTCCCCTCTACTCCATCTCTTCATACACGATGAAACATCCACCTATCCAGTATCCGGACTGGAAAGCAAAAGAGCTTGTTGATAGATTTATCAAAGGTGAAGTGGAAAGGTAA
- the mtnP gene encoding S-methyl-5'-thioadenosine phosphorylase translates to MKIGIIGGSGLYDIEGLTDVEEITLDTPFGKPSDAYIHGKLAGKDVYFLPRHGRGHVYLPSEVPYRANIYGFKMLGVDAILSVSAVGSMKEEIKPGDFVIVTQYFDRTKNRPSTFFGNGIVAHIPFDKPTCECLNELIYKACLDEGIPVHREGTYICIEGPQFSTKAESKIYRSWGVDVIGMTNIPEAKLTREAEIPYAAVALATDYDVWKEGEEVNVEKVLATMAKNIENAKRMLKRVIETIKPEDIENSYAKTALVGAIQTKKEYISEEAMKRLELLIKDRI, encoded by the coding sequence ATGAAGATAGGAATTATCGGTGGAAGCGGACTTTACGACATTGAAGGTCTTACCGATGTTGAGGAAATAACACTTGATACACCTTTTGGTAAACCTTCAGATGCTTACATTCACGGAAAACTTGCCGGTAAGGATGTCTATTTCCTTCCAAGACACGGAAGGGGACACGTTTACCTTCCTTCAGAAGTTCCTTATAGAGCAAACATTTACGGATTTAAAATGCTCGGCGTTGATGCCATTCTCTCTGTCAGTGCTGTTGGTTCAATGAAGGAAGAAATAAAGCCCGGTGATTTTGTTATAGTTACCCAGTACTTTGACAGAACAAAAAACAGACCTTCTACGTTTTTTGGTAACGGCATCGTTGCCCACATTCCTTTCGATAAACCCACCTGCGAATGTTTGAACGAGCTTATTTACAAGGCCTGCCTTGATGAAGGTATCCCGGTTCATAGAGAAGGAACTTACATCTGTATAGAGGGACCTCAATTTTCAACAAAGGCTGAATCAAAGATTTACAGGAGCTGGGGTGTTGATGTGATTGGAATGACAAACATCCCTGAAGCAAAGCTCACAAGGGAAGCAGAGATTCCTTATGCGGCTGTTGCTCTTGCAACAGATTACGATGTATGGAAGGAAGGTGAAGAGGTTAACGTTGAAAAAGTTCTTGCCACTATGGCGAAGAACATTGAGAATGCTAAAAGGATGCTTAAGCGTGTTATAGAGACGATTAAGCCAGAAGACATTGAAAACTCTTACGCAAAAACGGCGCTTGTTGGTGCTATTCAGACAAAAAAAGAGTATATCTCTGAAGAGGCGATGAAAAGGCTTGAGCTTCTAATAAAAGATAGAATTTAA